One genomic segment of Dysosmobacter sp. Marseille-Q4140 includes these proteins:
- a CDS encoding GntR family transcriptional regulator translates to MGHENSSLGFSYRRVFREEVRNAIREAIFSRELKPGDRVIETYWAKELGVSQGPVREAIRDLEAMGLVETVPFKGSRVRFLTEKDIRDNYSVRICLESKSIRDVINCLNDKEIQELEEELQKIVNSMKVSADEGDLRTFTEQDAAFHRVIINATGNHVLLRFYEQCNMRNWFMFSALTDAKSLKKLQAGHQELVNAIKKRNLKEATATLEEHLTNLMDSFIRGVED, encoded by the coding sequence TTGGGCCATGAAAATAGCAGCTTAGGATTCTCTTACCGGAGAGTTTTTCGGGAAGAGGTCCGTAATGCAATTCGTGAGGCAATTTTTTCCAGAGAACTAAAGCCGGGGGACCGTGTTATTGAGACGTACTGGGCTAAAGAATTAGGAGTATCTCAGGGGCCAGTCCGTGAGGCAATTCGAGATCTGGAAGCTATGGGGCTTGTAGAGACGGTCCCATTTAAGGGGTCGCGAGTTCGTTTCCTAACAGAGAAAGATATTCGGGATAACTATAGTGTCCGTATTTGCTTAGAGTCTAAGAGTATTCGGGATGTAATTAATTGCCTAAATGATAAAGAGATACAGGAACTGGAAGAAGAACTTCAAAAAATTGTGAATTCAATGAAAGTATCCGCAGATGAAGGAGACTTGCGGACATTTACAGAACAAGATGCAGCATTTCATCGGGTTATTATTAACGCTACAGGAAACCATGTCCTTTTGCGATTCTATGAGCAATGTAATATGCGCAATTGGTTTATGTTTTCTGCACTTACTGATGCAAAAAGCTTGAAGAAGTTACAAGCAGGACATCAGGAGTTAGTAAATGCTATAAAAAAAAGAAATCTCAAAGAGGCTACAGCAACACTCGAGGAACATTTAACGAATTTGATGGATAGTTTTATTAGAGGAGTAGAAGATTAA
- a CDS encoding alpha-ketoacid dehydrogenase subunit beta: MTYAQAIRKVIQEEMRRDEKVFVMGEDVEKLGGVFGTTRDLYKEFGTDRIRNTPISESAIVGAALGAACAGMRPVAELMYWDFAFVAADQIFNQMAKTRYVFGGNAKIPMVLRSQQGTGRGNAATHSQSLETIFMHIPGLKVVCPSTPAEAAGLLRTAIRDDNPVCFFEHKALYITKGEVPDDPEFMIPFGKADIKREGSDVTIVANLLYVSRALQAADELAKEGISAEVIDPRTLVPFDYDTVADSVKKTGRLVVVHEAHQNCGWGAQVVSEIGKRVFRYLDAAPVHIGAKACPLPFNPGLEAAVIPSVQDITDACKAAMYR; the protein is encoded by the coding sequence ATGACTTATGCACAGGCGATTCGTAAAGTGATTCAAGAAGAAATGCGCAGAGACGAAAAAGTTTTTGTCATGGGCGAAGACGTGGAAAAGCTGGGTGGTGTGTTTGGCACAACACGAGATCTCTACAAGGAATTTGGTACAGACCGCATCCGTAATACCCCTATCTCTGAATCTGCCATCGTAGGCGCAGCTCTGGGCGCTGCCTGCGCTGGTATGCGTCCCGTGGCAGAGCTGATGTACTGGGACTTTGCCTTCGTGGCGGCTGATCAGATCTTCAACCAGATGGCCAAAACCCGCTACGTCTTCGGCGGAAACGCCAAGATTCCCATGGTCCTTCGCAGCCAGCAGGGCACCGGCCGCGGCAATGCCGCCACCCACTCTCAGTCCCTGGAGACCATTTTCATGCACATTCCCGGTCTGAAGGTGGTTTGTCCCTCCACGCCTGCCGAGGCCGCCGGTTTGCTGCGCACCGCCATTCGGGACGACAATCCCGTCTGTTTCTTCGAGCACAAGGCGCTGTACATCACCAAGGGCGAGGTACCCGACGACCCTGAGTTCATGATCCCCTTCGGCAAAGCCGATATCAAGCGGGAGGGTTCTGATGTGACCATTGTGGCCAATTTGCTGTACGTGAGCCGCGCACTCCAGGCGGCCGACGAACTGGCCAAGGAAGGCATCTCCGCCGAGGTCATCGATCCCCGGACCCTGGTTCCCTTTGACTACGACACCGTGGCGGACAGCGTCAAAAAAACCGGTCGCCTGGTGGTGGTCCACGAGGCGCACCAGAACTGCGGCTGGGGTGCTCAGGTGGTTTCCGAGATCGGCAAGCGTGTGTTCCGTTATCTGGACGCTGCTCCTGTCCACATCGGTGCCAAAGCCTGCCCCCTGCCCTTCAACCCCGGCTTGGAGGCTGCGGTCATCCCCAGCGTGCAGGACATTACGGACGCCTGCAAGGCCGCCATGTACCGCTGA
- the lpdA gene encoding dihydrolipoyl dehydrogenase produces the protein MQKFDAVVVGGGPGGYECAIRLSQNGLKTALVEEAELGGTCLNRGCIPTKTLLHSADIYHDAKNGAPFGVNAGELTFDYAKIIERKNAVAKQLSNGVAFLEKNHGVTVFASHATLADRNTVELANGEILKCDHLIVATGSSPARIPVPGVDLPGVVDSTGLLNMTTCPKHIIIVGGGVIGVEFATFFYRLGVPVTIVEMLDRVLGPLDKDITDFVEAELKRCGVELVLGVRVESIEPGLKVNYAAVKDGTKGSVEGDVVLMAGGRTPNTKGIGLEKLGVHMDRKGFVDVDGLCRTNVPGIYAIGDINGKMQLAHVASAQGLLVADHIAGKPCKQLNYNRIPSCVYCNPETAMVGLTEEQARATGREIGTGTFSLSGNGKALTMGENKGFAKFVYDKATDEILGFHVIGPRATDLAAEVAAVMECEGTVAEIGHTVHPHPTVSEAVMEAAHVCYGNCVNTPKSHK, from the coding sequence ATGCAGAAATTTGACGCGGTCGTTGTGGGCGGCGGCCCCGGCGGCTATGAGTGTGCCATCCGCCTCAGCCAGAACGGCCTGAAGACTGCTCTGGTGGAGGAGGCGGAGCTGGGCGGTACCTGCCTGAATCGGGGCTGTATCCCCACCAAGACCCTCCTGCACTCCGCCGACATCTATCACGACGCCAAAAACGGCGCCCCCTTCGGGGTCAACGCGGGAGAGCTGACCTTCGATTACGCCAAGATCATCGAGCGGAAAAATGCCGTAGCCAAGCAACTGAGCAACGGCGTGGCCTTCCTGGAGAAGAACCACGGCGTCACCGTTTTCGCAAGCCACGCCACCCTGGCGGACCGAAACACCGTGGAGCTCGCCAATGGTGAGATCCTCAAGTGCGACCACCTGATCGTGGCCACCGGCTCCAGCCCCGCCCGAATCCCCGTTCCTGGTGTGGACCTGCCCGGCGTGGTGGATTCCACCGGTCTGCTGAACATGACCACGTGCCCCAAGCACATCATCATTGTGGGCGGCGGCGTTATCGGCGTGGAGTTTGCCACCTTCTTCTATCGTCTTGGCGTGCCGGTCACCATCGTGGAGATGCTGGACCGGGTACTGGGCCCTCTGGACAAGGACATCACCGACTTCGTGGAAGCGGAACTCAAGCGCTGCGGCGTGGAGCTGGTGCTGGGCGTCCGGGTGGAGTCCATTGAGCCGGGTCTTAAGGTCAACTACGCCGCCGTCAAGGATGGCACCAAGGGCTCCGTGGAAGGTGACGTGGTGCTGATGGCCGGCGGACGCACCCCCAACACCAAGGGCATTGGCCTAGAAAAGCTGGGCGTCCATATGGACCGCAAGGGCTTTGTCGATGTGGACGGCCTGTGCCGCACCAATGTCCCCGGCATCTACGCCATCGGTGACATCAACGGTAAGATGCAACTGGCCCATGTGGCCTCCGCCCAAGGTCTGCTGGTGGCGGACCATATCGCTGGCAAGCCCTGCAAGCAACTCAATTACAACCGGATTCCCTCCTGCGTGTACTGTAATCCGGAGACCGCCATGGTGGGGCTCACGGAGGAACAGGCCCGGGCAACCGGCCGAGAGATCGGAACGGGTACCTTCAGCCTTTCCGGCAACGGCAAAGCACTCACAATGGGGGAAAATAAGGGCTTTGCCAAATTCGTCTATGACAAAGCCACGGATGAGATCCTGGGATTCCATGTGATCGGCCCCCGGGCCACGGACCTGGCCGCCGAGGTGGCCGCCGTCATGGAGTGTGAGGGCACCGTGGCTGAGATCGGGCACACCGTCCATCCCCATCCCACTGTCAGCGAGGCGGTGATGGAGGCAGCTCATGTCTGCTACGGGAATTGCGTCAATACTCCCAAATCTCACAAGTAA
- a CDS encoding 2-oxo acid dehydrogenase subunit E2, with amino-acid sequence MASIVIMPKQGLMMEEGTITRWLKQEGDEVVTGQPFFEMETDKLTITMNAEVSGTLLKILHPAGDTVPITQPIAVVGTPGEDISALLGTAPAAVPVAVPATPASDAAAASTAPSELPASASLVIMPKQGLMMEEGTITKWLVKEGEQVIAGKPLFEMETDKLTITMDAEVSGTLLKILHPAGETVPITQPIAIVGEAGTDVSGFTGSTGPTAATASPAPATTSAAPAAVPLRDPNGKIWASPRARLHAEENGVDLACVPATGPDDYIIDRDVMGYIANRPPVTPLAANVAKAQGIDLSGVTGTGVNGKITTADLPGAAPTAVTAPAVTAPEIAAETTAPAGQMTRGTHTEKMTGMRRAVMKNMLASKQVNAQTNHRMVVDMTAVVALRNQYKALGIKVSYNDIIVRACAKALTDMPIINASVDGNSILYHDYVNVGTAVSVPGGLIVPVIKDADIIGLTGIAAKSAELIEKARDGKLTDADYHGGTFTVSSLGMFDLDDFVAIINPPESAILAVGKISKTPVVVTGEEGEDQVVIKSMCALCLSYDHRIIDGAEAAKFLQKVKNYLQNPVLLI; translated from the coding sequence ATGGCTTCTATCGTAATTATGCCCAAACAGGGTCTGATGATGGAAGAAGGTACCATTACAAGATGGCTGAAACAGGAAGGCGATGAGGTGGTCACCGGACAGCCCTTTTTCGAAATGGAAACAGACAAGCTGACCATCACCATGAACGCCGAGGTTTCCGGCACACTGCTGAAGATCCTGCACCCTGCGGGAGATACCGTCCCCATCACCCAGCCCATCGCCGTTGTCGGCACGCCGGGCGAGGACATTTCCGCTCTTCTGGGCACCGCCCCGGCAGCCGTTCCTGTTGCCGTTCCTGCTACGCCTGCATCTGATGCGGCCGCAGCTTCCACCGCTCCTTCAGAGCTGCCTGCCTCTGCTTCCCTGGTCATCATGCCCAAACAGGGCCTAATGATGGAGGAGGGCACCATTACCAAGTGGCTGGTAAAGGAAGGCGAGCAGGTCATCGCTGGCAAGCCCCTTTTTGAAATGGAAACCGACAAACTGACCATTACCATGGATGCTGAAGTCTCCGGCACACTGCTGAAGATCCTGCACCCTGCGGGAGAGACCGTCCCCATCACCCAGCCCATCGCCATTGTCGGAGAGGCCGGTACCGATGTGTCCGGCTTTACAGGAAGTACCGGTCCCACAGCCGCAACTGCATCTCCTGCTCCTGCGACCACCTCCGCAGCTCCCGCCGCTGTTCCTCTCCGCGACCCCAACGGCAAAATCTGGGCTTCTCCCCGCGCCCGTCTGCATGCAGAGGAAAATGGCGTGGATCTGGCCTGCGTTCCCGCCACCGGCCCTGATGACTACATCATTGACCGGGATGTCATGGGCTACATCGCAAACAGGCCCCCTGTCACGCCTCTTGCTGCCAACGTTGCCAAAGCCCAAGGCATCGACCTGTCCGGCGTCACCGGCACCGGTGTAAACGGTAAGATCACCACCGCCGATCTGCCCGGTGCAGCACCTACAGCGGTCACTGCGCCTGCAGTCACCGCACCGGAAATTGCAGCGGAGACAACCGCCCCCGCCGGCCAGATGACCCGGGGCACCCATACGGAGAAAATGACCGGCATGCGCAGGGCCGTCATGAAGAACATGCTGGCCAGCAAGCAGGTCAACGCTCAAACCAACCACCGCATGGTGGTGGACATGACCGCCGTGGTGGCTCTGCGGAACCAGTACAAGGCGCTTGGCATCAAGGTCTCCTACAACGATATCATCGTCCGCGCCTGCGCCAAGGCCCTGACCGATATGCCCATCATCAACGCCAGTGTGGACGGCAACAGCATTCTCTATCACGACTATGTCAACGTGGGCACTGCCGTTTCCGTCCCCGGCGGGCTGATCGTCCCGGTCATCAAGGACGCCGATATCATCGGCCTCACCGGCATCGCCGCCAAGTCCGCGGAGCTGATTGAGAAGGCCCGGGACGGCAAGCTGACGGATGCCGACTATCATGGCGGCACCTTTACGGTGTCGTCCCTGGGTATGTTCGACCTGGACGACTTTGTGGCCATCATCAACCCCCCGGAGTCCGCCATTCTGGCCGTCGGCAAGATCTCCAAGACGCCAGTCGTGGTCACCGGCGAGGAAGGCGAGGACCAAGTGGTCATCAAGTCCATGTGCGCCCTGTGCCTGAGCTACGATCACCGGATCATCGACGGTGCCGAAGCCGCCAAATTCCTGCAGAAGGTGAAGAACTATCTGCAAAATCCCGTGCTGCTGATTTAA
- a CDS encoding branched-chain amino acid ABC transporter permease — MLLTLIIAGLCLGSIYGLIALGYSLIYKASGLMNMAMGDLLTLGAFLGVTFARVLGFPFFVALALTMVIMFFLGIVIERGAIRIILNKTNNNVTFVLLATIAISYIIRNGAQFIWGTQQWNFPKIIEGYSGVKIAGKVIQVENIVCIVVTAACMLLLHFFMSKTRFGTAMRAAALDPLAAKSCGINVSLTTGVTWGIASGIAALGGILIGPMYGVYTTLGAGLGRKGFASAVSGGYGNMYGAIVGGVLVGIVETLIAGYVTSKYKDMFTYGMLLLFLFVKPTGLFNEKALQD; from the coding sequence ATGCTACTGACTTTGATTATTGCAGGCTTATGCTTAGGCAGCATCTACGGCCTTATCGCCTTGGGATATAGTTTGATTTATAAGGCCTCTGGCCTGATGAACATGGCGATGGGCGATTTGCTGACCCTGGGAGCATTCTTGGGTGTTACATTTGCTAGGGTTCTGGGTTTTCCGTTTTTTGTGGCGCTTGCTTTGACAATGGTCATTATGTTTTTCTTGGGAATTGTCATTGAAAGAGGAGCTATTCGGATTATTCTCAATAAGACAAATAACAATGTTACGTTTGTTCTGCTGGCGACCATTGCCATTTCTTATATCATTCGAAATGGCGCCCAGTTTATTTGGGGAACGCAGCAATGGAACTTTCCAAAGATTATTGAAGGATACTCTGGCGTTAAAATCGCAGGTAAAGTCATTCAAGTGGAAAACATCGTTTGTATTGTAGTTACTGCTGCATGTATGCTGCTGCTGCACTTTTTTATGAGTAAGACTCGATTTGGAACTGCAATGCGCGCGGCTGCATTGGATCCGCTTGCAGCGAAGAGCTGCGGAATCAATGTTTCTCTGACAACTGGTGTGACTTGGGGTATTGCTTCAGGCATAGCTGCTTTGGGTGGAATTCTAATTGGACCTATGTACGGAGTCTATACAACTCTAGGAGCAGGTCTGGGAAGAAAGGGATTCGCTTCCGCGGTTTCCGGCGGATACGGAAATATGTACGGAGCAATTGTAGGCGGCGTATTGGTTGGTATAGTCGAAACCCTGATTGCTGGCTATGTGACTTCCAAATATAAAGATATGTTTACGTATGGCATGCTCCTCCTGTTCTTGTTTGTCAAGCCGACAGGCCTGTTTAACGAGAAAGCTCTGCAGGACTGA
- a CDS encoding 4-hydroxybutyrate dehydrogenase yields MDAFSAALMADKREIIFAPTVYKFQTFADMAKEFDLNERDVVLTNEFIYTPFMKDLGLKCNYVFQEKFGAGEPSEEMIQIMYDAIPYDSYDRVIAVGGGAIMDLCKLLGCKRPDTVHNLYFKRFPVIHEKDVIAIPTTCGTGSECTNISVAIVKDEKDGVLTGGETKLGLVSDDIIPNKVCLIPDLLRTLPYKPFACSAIDALVHATESFLSPHRKTITSELFSEKAMDMILKGFKLIDEKGPDARFDYMLEFVTASFYAGIAFLKAGCGPVHGMSFPLGGTYHVPHGESNYMLFGAIMDYYDEKNPTGEIMKFKELVAKILGCKVEDAIPEMNALLQRILPLRPLRDCGFTEADFKAFPQSVEANQQRLMTNAYYPFDLESEEAIYRKCF; encoded by the coding sequence ATGGATGCTTTTTCCGCTGCCCTGATGGCCGATAAGAGAGAGATCATCTTCGCGCCCACCGTGTACAAGTTCCAGACCTTCGCCGACATGGCCAAGGAGTTCGATCTGAACGAGCGGGACGTGGTGCTGACCAACGAGTTCATCTACACCCCCTTCATGAAGGACCTAGGGTTGAAGTGCAACTACGTGTTCCAGGAGAAGTTCGGCGCCGGCGAGCCCAGCGAGGAAATGATCCAGATCATGTACGACGCCATCCCCTACGACAGCTATGACCGCGTCATCGCCGTGGGCGGCGGCGCCATCATGGACCTGTGCAAGCTGCTGGGCTGCAAGCGCCCCGACACGGTCCACAACCTGTACTTCAAGCGCTTCCCCGTGATCCATGAGAAGGACGTCATCGCCATCCCCACCACATGCGGTACCGGCAGTGAGTGCACCAACATCTCCGTGGCCATCGTCAAGGACGAGAAGGACGGCGTGCTGACCGGCGGCGAGACCAAGCTGGGATTGGTCTCCGACGACATCATCCCCAACAAGGTGTGCCTGATCCCCGACCTGCTGCGGACCCTGCCCTACAAGCCCTTCGCCTGCTCCGCCATCGACGCTCTGGTCCACGCCACTGAGTCCTTCCTGAGCCCCCACCGCAAGACCATCACCTCCGAGCTGTTCAGCGAGAAAGCCATGGACATGATCCTCAAGGGGTTCAAGCTGATCGACGAGAAGGGTCCCGACGCCCGGTTCGACTATATGCTGGAGTTCGTGACCGCCTCCTTCTACGCCGGCATCGCCTTCCTGAAGGCCGGCTGCGGCCCTGTCCACGGCATGAGCTTCCCCTTGGGCGGCACCTATCACGTGCCCCACGGCGAGAGCAACTATATGCTCTTCGGCGCCATCATGGACTACTATGACGAGAAGAACCCCACCGGCGAGATCATGAAGTTCAAGGAGCTGGTGGCCAAGATCCTGGGCTGCAAGGTGGAGGACGCCATCCCCGAGATGAACGCCCTGCTCCAGCGCATCCTGCCCCTGCGTCCCCTGCGCGACTGCGGCTTCACCGAGGCCGACTTCAAGGCCTTCCCCCAGTCTGTGGAGGCCAACCAGCAGCGCCTCATGACCAACGCCTACTATCCCTTCGACCTCGAGAGCGAAGAGGCCATCTATCGCAAGTGCTTCTAA
- a CDS encoding ABC transporter substrate-binding protein has product MKKMKRFASLLLTAMMLLTLVACGGENTTTESSDGDTENSDDVIVLGCYQPLTGNNAIQGEGAKNSVDLYVKELNAKGGWFGKQIKVVHYDDGADPEEAVKCVTKLIESDKIDLCVGSIISSCLLASGAALNENEIPTMGTGLSPTWMAEGWDYFFRACLNTAYSIPSLIETMDQLGFESVAIFEGQDDYGVSAGKSMREACEAAGKTVTTTENYVTGDTDFSGQIAKIINTDPDCVFLGVLSGDAGNIIKQFRQFGYNGIIFYSETLTQDVINVAGDAVNHVIFKYPYITYQDAEDCTDPFMKEFLEKYEAEYGFLPKGDATYRGWDAMIVLDAAVQAAGSTDGAAVREALLNLSDVQGLAGTFDFTVTGDGEGLHDFASWVVVDGDSIKLDDWFGSDDYNAYAAEQGW; this is encoded by the coding sequence ATGAAGAAGATGAAGAGATTTGCGAGTCTGCTTTTGACGGCAATGATGCTGCTGACCTTGGTCGCATGCGGTGGTGAGAATACTACTACCGAAAGCAGCGATGGTGATACCGAAAATTCGGATGATGTCATTGTTTTGGGATGTTATCAACCGCTGACCGGAAATAATGCGATCCAGGGTGAGGGTGCCAAGAACTCCGTTGACCTCTATGTGAAAGAATTGAATGCAAAGGGTGGATGGTTTGGCAAGCAGATCAAAGTTGTCCACTATGATGACGGTGCTGACCCTGAGGAGGCCGTCAAATGTGTGACGAAGCTTATCGAATCCGATAAGATTGATCTGTGTGTGGGTTCTATTATTTCCAGCTGTCTGCTGGCGTCTGGCGCTGCGCTGAACGAGAATGAGATTCCTACCATGGGCACCGGCTTGTCTCCTACTTGGATGGCTGAGGGCTGGGATTATTTCTTCCGTGCATGCTTGAACACAGCCTATTCCATTCCTTCTCTCATTGAGACCATGGACCAGCTGGGGTTTGAGTCTGTTGCTATCTTTGAGGGACAGGATGACTATGGCGTTTCTGCTGGTAAAAGCATGCGGGAAGCCTGCGAAGCTGCTGGAAAGACTGTCACGACCACTGAAAACTATGTGACGGGTGATACTGATTTTTCTGGTCAGATTGCAAAAATCATCAACACGGATCCTGACTGCGTGTTCCTGGGTGTTCTGTCTGGTGATGCAGGTAATATCATCAAGCAGTTCCGGCAGTTTGGCTATAACGGTATTATCTTTTACTCTGAAACGCTGACTCAGGATGTTATCAATGTCGCTGGTGATGCTGTTAATCATGTTATCTTCAAGTATCCTTACATTACTTACCAGGATGCTGAGGATTGCACGGATCCCTTTATGAAAGAGTTCCTGGAGAAATATGAGGCCGAATATGGCTTCCTGCCGAAGGGCGATGCGACCTATCGTGGATGGGATGCCATGATTGTGCTCGATGCCGCTGTTCAAGCTGCCGGTTCTACCGATGGTGCCGCTGTGAGAGAGGCATTACTGAATCTGAGTGATGTTCAGGGTCTGGCTGGTACATTTGATTTTACTGTTACCGGTGATGGTGAGGGCCTGCATGACTTCGCTAGTTGGGTTGTGGTTGACGGCGACAGCATTAAACTCGATGACTGGTTCGGCAGCGATGACTATAATGCCTATGCTGCGGAGCAGGGTTGGTAA
- a CDS encoding thiamine pyrophosphate-dependent dehydrogenase E1 component subunit alpha: MINRKTGLWIYQKMNEIRSFEETAWTLFTENKLRGSVHLYTGEEAVAAGVCSQLTDEDLIASTHRGHGHCIAKGAELDRALAELMGKATGYCKGRSGSMHIADFSKGNLGANAIVGGGIPIATGGALALKMQNKPHVAVAFFGDGASNQGTFHESINLAAVWKLPCIYVVENNQFGMTVPVWQSTSVKDISIRSTAYGISGETVDGNDVVAVYEAFARAKERALRGEGPSIIECKTYRWRGHWTGDPEPYRTREEVEEWKEKKDPIKLFHMYLTKHKLCTKKELDDIDIAVAEKMAKAVDFAMSSPEPDPAHVLDDVFYEG, translated from the coding sequence ATGATCAACCGCAAAACAGGGCTGTGGATTTATCAAAAAATGAATGAAATTCGCAGTTTTGAGGAAACAGCATGGACACTTTTTACAGAAAATAAGTTGCGGGGATCTGTCCACCTATATACCGGCGAGGAAGCCGTGGCCGCTGGTGTATGCTCTCAATTGACAGATGAAGACCTTATTGCATCCACTCATCGAGGCCACGGCCACTGCATTGCTAAGGGAGCCGAATTGGATCGGGCTTTAGCAGAGTTGATGGGCAAAGCAACCGGTTACTGTAAGGGCCGTAGCGGGTCTATGCACATTGCCGACTTCTCCAAGGGAAATCTGGGGGCCAACGCCATCGTGGGTGGTGGTATTCCCATTGCCACCGGCGGAGCTTTGGCTCTGAAGATGCAAAACAAGCCCCATGTGGCAGTGGCTTTTTTTGGTGACGGCGCCAGCAATCAAGGCACTTTCCACGAGTCCATCAACCTGGCAGCTGTTTGGAAACTTCCTTGTATCTATGTGGTAGAGAACAACCAATTTGGTATGACCGTGCCCGTCTGGCAATCTACCTCCGTAAAAGATATCTCCATCCGCAGCACCGCCTACGGCATTTCCGGAGAGACAGTGGACGGCAACGACGTCGTAGCTGTATACGAAGCCTTTGCCCGTGCAAAAGAACGCGCATTAAGAGGAGAGGGGCCTTCCATCATCGAGTGCAAAACCTATCGCTGGCGAGGTCACTGGACCGGCGATCCCGAACCTTATCGCACTCGCGAAGAAGTAGAAGAATGGAAAGAAAAGAAAGATCCTATCAAACTTTTCCATATGTATTTGACCAAGCACAAGCTGTGTACAAAAAAAGAATTAGATGACATTGATATTGCTGTTGCCGAAAAGATGGCCAAAGCGGTTGATTTTGCCATGAGCAGTCCGGAACCCGACCCTGCCCATGTTTTAGATGATGTGTTTTATGAAGGCTAA
- a CDS encoding SDR family oxidoreductase, whose product MKLTNRVALVTGSSRGIGRSIVDLFAENGATVIVNATKQEEVEKAVLELRAKGFSAYACVCDVTDRNALELSLKEVQQQSGKVSILVNNVGISPKKNGKRVPVHEMDPHEWDRVVDVNFTSMFNCCHLLIPNMLELGYGKIINISSLSARQYTWFTSSHYIATKAAVIGFTHALSGELCSYGINCNCIAPGRAWTDLTRTLPEEVNLAIAETIPVKRLAECEEIANVALFLASEESSYIHGATIDVNGGCFMN is encoded by the coding sequence ATGAAGCTTACAAATAGAGTTGCGTTGGTAACAGGAAGTAGTCGCGGCATTGGTAGGAGCATTGTAGATCTTTTTGCGGAAAATGGCGCTACGGTAATTGTAAATGCAACCAAACAAGAGGAAGTGGAGAAAGCGGTCCTGGAGCTGCGCGCAAAAGGTTTTTCAGCGTATGCTTGCGTATGTGATGTGACAGATAGGAATGCATTAGAGTTATCTTTAAAAGAAGTTCAGCAACAGAGTGGTAAGGTTTCCATTTTGGTAAACAATGTCGGAATATCTCCCAAGAAAAATGGGAAAAGGGTTCCTGTTCATGAAATGGACCCACATGAATGGGATAGGGTAGTGGATGTGAACTTTACGAGTATGTTCAACTGCTGCCACCTTCTTATTCCCAATATGCTGGAGTTGGGATATGGAAAGATCATCAATATTTCCTCTTTGTCCGCAAGACAGTATACATGGTTTACTTCTTCACATTATATAGCGACAAAGGCAGCAGTCATCGGTTTTACCCATGCTTTAAGCGGAGAGCTTTGCTCCTATGGAATCAACTGTAATTGCATTGCCCCAGGAAGAGCATGGACAGATCTTACCCGTACTCTGCCAGAAGAAGTGAATCTTGCAATTGCGGAGACGATTCCGGTTAAAAGACTTGCTGAATGTGAAGAAATTGCAAATGTAGCACTGTTTTTGGCCAGTGAGGAGTCCTCGTACATTCATGGGGCAACGATAGACGTTAACGGTGGATGTTTTATGAATTGA